Genomic segment of Mytilus edulis chromosome 12, xbMytEdul2.2, whole genome shotgun sequence:
tgtactagacaaacaatacatttacctcacactttttaagtaaaacctttatgagtgaatcgttgtttgagtaaagaccagtggcaaacatttctgtgcaagtcaagtcgattcggaaagaccttaattttcaaatgaattatgttttcggcaatgatgctgctttgagtcttgataagggcttaacaaagctacgttaagttttaaaaaaaaacaaataaatatatcaagtttagacaaatatttttgtaaagaactttattaataattgttataaatatcaattttattcaaaaattgtttcttccttCAATATACgcggtgaaactaatgttttaaatgcctagttttgtaaacacttaacctacacaaggcctacatcgattgtcgactgcatgtagacaaaacatgatttaaactacatgtaaacattgagttttatcaatgggaacgtaagtttgtttagtttacgtgtgagttacactgacacaacaccgagtttaggtcaatgtgaacacggcctaagatatatatatatagtgtaacCTGTCTTATCCTACACCTAAGTATTTCAAACATCCTGCTTTATCCAACACATGTTTATGGTCCCACACTCTCACGAATTttcttgtagaaaaaaaataagtattcCGACACTCTGCTTAATCCGACATTTTTTTCAGGTCATCCAGTGTGTCAGATTACACAGATTAAACTGTGACGCACACACTATTTTAAATCTTGGTGGTGAAGTGAAAGTATATTATTAATATATCTGAAAATGGAAATACTGTTCAGGTTACATGTGTGTATACATTTTCAAAAATCAGGAaactgatgttcagtggttgtcgtttgttgatgtggtttatacgttttttctccttttttacaTAGATTACATCTTTGGTTTTCTGTTCGTTTGGTTTGAAGGAAGTCAtcttttgggccctttatagcttgatgttcggtgtgagccaagggtcAGTGTTAAAGATCGTACTTTGATCATTAATGGTATACTTACTTTTGGTGTCCGTCCTCTTAACACGTTATTCAAAGTACGCACAAAACTGTTTTTTCTAACCAAACTCATCAGCTAAAAATATGTCAAATGTGTCCAAGTCCGATGACAGACAAGGAAACAgaaaaaactaagcaaaatgacaaagagacaaaattaccaaagttaaataaaaaattctgacatttattcaaataaagaTTTTGAAGGCTAACTAACAAGTGGTTTCAAAACAAACAGATGAGGAAACCATAAATATTAAAATCTTAAGTGTCATACGGATACACTCAAGATAAAAATAGCAGAGATAGGAATGTTCATCCGTAGTTTAAGTACTTTTGTATGTTATTAATTCAATATATTTAACTGAGGAAATGTTATCTTTCACAAGTCAAATGTCTAAAttgcaaaagaggggcgaaagataccagagagaaagtcaaactcataaatcgaaaataaactgacaataccatggctaaaatgaaaattacaaacagacaaaaatgGTGCACAAGAAACAAtaaagaaaacttaagactgagcaacatgaactccACTAAAAAATGGGGGTTATCGCAGGTGCtttggaagggtaaacagattctgttccacatgtgacatACGTCGTGTTGTATGTTATTTCAAATCCGGTAATGGAAAAAAcgtttttttaattacaatttgATATGTGGAGAAAACTTCCATTTGATTATTATTtcataacaataaaattgagtGCAGAACTAAAGATTAGGCCAGTGGTCATTTACAATGCCATGACAATAATATTGAAGTGACTACAAGACTACAGTCGACAAAACACAACAGATAGAAAATtcactgagcaacacaaaccccaatgttataaaagaggggcgaaatataccagacggacagtcaaactcataaaacgaaaataatttgacaacgttaacgccatggctaaaatttaaaaagacaaacagaaaaacaatagtacacatgacacaacataaaaaactcaAGAACAAGCAACACGATTTTTCATATAACGTAACTATTCATTGAGCAAGTCGTAAAAACCAAAACCTCGCAATGTTTTTGCAAATTTACATTCTTTATTAGTACATTCGATATTCTTCTAATATATTAGATGAAACTTTTTCTACGATACACATTGTTCTGAAACCTTCAGATAAGGTTTTGCATGGATAGTAATGCTTGCTTTTTAAGGTTCTAAAAGTTTAAATCAAATCAGAAACCTTTTAATTGCAGAGGTTAATTATAAGCATGTAACTTGTATGTGGACACTATGTCTTCCATCAAGATTTTGAAAATGGCCTAACTTTTATGCCGGGAACATGTATATTACACGCTAACCTAACGTTCCAAACTACGGTGAATAATTAATAAGCATTTCTACAGAAGGAAACTGggatttaaatatattaaaattaaaagttttctAAAGTTAGTTCCTGATACAGAGACTTCTACACTCTTTCTTGAAAGAAGTATCGAAAACCGAATAAACAACTGGATTTAAAATGTTGTTTAGTAAATATGCTctgtataaaaaaagacaaaagctGTACTGACGAGTTGTCAACGTTTGCCAAAAATTAATGTCAGCTGACTCTATAATCATAATAATGATTCTCGGAAAATAGGATACGGCAAATAAGGCTGTTACAATTATAAACATGACTGATATTTTATACTTCCGTATCATGCATCTTAACACTTTTCCTAAGCTACTTCCTTGTTCCCTATTTATAGTATGTCCAGTCGTGTTATTAAGGTCGTTACAATTGTGTGTGCTTTGACTATCTTCTCCGATATCACTGCTACTTTCAAAATGTTGTGGGTCGTGTTCTGACATTTCTGATATTTTATAAGATTGTGATGTTTCTTCGTTTTCTTTTTGATTACTCTTCTGTTCAGTTTTCCTCATGCTCTGATTTGACCTCTTCTTTTTCCAAAATGATTCCTGCTTATAAATTGTCTTCATGATCAAAAAGTATAAGATCGATATTGTTAGGATACcagtaaaacagaaaaacaagAGGAACACGGAATACCCTATATCATATCGTCTATCGATATTTGAATCGACAGTACATCGATAAACTGTAATGTTGATACCATCGTTTTCAATATATTCATCATCTACCCCGTAGAGGAATCCACTAGGAACTACTAAAAGTATTGAAATGACTATAATCAATTTGATGGCAAAACGCTTACTGTTAATAGTCATGACTGATCTAAATGGTCTGCAAACTTTAATATATCGTTGAACGGCTATGGCAACTAGCATAAGTCCTGAACTAATCGATGTAAATTTATTCACAGTCCACATTAGCTTACAGATTAGGTTACTTCGGAATGTAAGTTGATTAGTATTTACCGCAATTGAAAATGATGCACCAATTATACAGGCTATCATATCCATTAATGCTAAGAACGGAATAAAGTATCGGTCGTCTGTTTTTGATTTAAGCTTGAATGTATAAATGTAGAGCACGAGTCCATTTCCAAATAATCCTGCTATCAAATACATTGCAAGTATAACTATGTTAGGAATAAGCGAAACAAGTTTATCATTATTCAGTATTTCCAGATGATCTACAAATATTGCTTGTATTGAGGAATTCATAACTCCGTCTTTTGTATTCACAGTCTCGCCAAAATGTTACAAACTCTTATTGGGTAGTTTTCAAACAATCGGCTAGTATTCATTCCTTGATATTACAAcctaatatataaaaaagtacaATATTTGTTTTCGGAAGGCACAATTAACACGTATTTAACTtggaaaatgtatttttatatttgtaaatctgaCAGTATTTCCTTTAAGAACTTCTATCTGCAAAAAACTATTAATTGTGACTCAATAAAACATGACTGTGTATGATTATAATTAGAACACATATATATTTCTGAAACAATTAAAAGCACTCAAATCGACCTTTCTCATCATAACTTACAAAGCAGTTGAGTGAAGTATGAGTTATCATAGTAATGTCTAGATTATCCAACTGATCAGAtggtttcatgtttttattattttttaggaAAATTGTTCTGAAATTATTGGTAGttctttatctatatttttttgttatttttgcagAAAGAATGAAACAGGTGTTACTTTATCTACGATAATTCCTTATTGACGTGTGACGTATGTAATAGGAGATTTGACAAAGAAATTTAGATATGTTGGGCATTGGAAAattcagaagaagaaaaaagcgACACATAGATTCATTTTGAAGCTCAGATATCATTTATCATATTGTAAGAGTTTttaatgttaaaacaaataaaccaaCGAGAACAAAAAGAGTCTCGAAAGAGGCCTTTGTTTTTAAAGTAGTGGAATAAGCTGCAGAAAATGTATAGGTCAAAATAGAATTGTATTATATTCCAATATTCCTTTTGTATAGAGCTCATGTATAATAAAACTCTTTTGTTGGCAAAACTAAAACTTAGTTTTGAAATTTCTTAAGTCAATAGGTGTAAGTCTAAAGACCTAAGTGGGAGAAAGGAATTAATGCTGTTTTATTTTTGGTACAATTGTTCAGTTTCGGAAATCAAATAGTAAATGTTTGACATATTGCAAAAGCGCTTATATAATTCCTTTTTAGTTATCAGACCAGATATCATTATAATGTACTAAGAGTATTCAAGAAATGGGTAAAACGTAAGTTCATTCAATTTGACAATGTTAACAGTGAATGTGTCATAAAGACATCAACCTGtccaaatgaagaaaaaaaaatacccaaccaccaatgggtcttaattGTCTTATGGAAAAATGCCAAGTATATTGGGTGTTTTGTATGACGTGTTCTACAAAAACTCATCACTACAAATTATAAAGAAAAGTGGTTTCAAGGTCTCTAAACAGTTTGTCGAATTCATTTTTGTGTACCAGATTTATGTGAACTTAACCTTTTCAAAATATGTATCCCACACTAGGTCAAACGAAACATTGTAATGTCCGCTCTACAAGTTTTATCCAAGAAAACCCATTAAGTCAAATAAATGCTCAAGAAACATTAACTCCCAAAAACATCGCGTAATTTAATACCATATACTTACATAGCGTTCACACCATCAGTGCAGAAAAAATGTAATTGGTGAAAAATTACACCATGACCATAACCAGTAGGAATCTACCAACGAAGCCATTAAAATTGatgtttgaaatataaacatAAGTATAATACCATTGcgtatattttaatattaaagcatGCGATACTAATAGGAGCACAAAACACCTCTTTCAAGAATAAGCATCATGGTCTGGATATTTTAAGGGCTATATTTAAAACgtcaaaataaaggcaacagtagtataccgctgttcacaattcataaatcgaaaaagaaaaaaacaaatccggattccaaactaaaactgagggaaacgtatcaataTAAGACACAACAAAGACACAGCACCgaaatgtaatacacacaaaaacgaactataatgtaacaatggccattttcctgaaagcagaacacataatgatcatgatgatgactATTCAGAACAGCCTCACACTATTTTCTTGGATTGCTAAAATTTAATTTGAACCTTATTTCAATTTAACACTGTTACACGTTTTTTTCCGATTGTTATATTGCTTTGGATTGGTTTGCATTTAAGATGAATGTATAAACAACAACAATATTTTACAAACTCAGCCATTTGTATTCGTTATGTTTAATACAATTCATATTTCGTTTGTCGTGAAGTTTGGAATTATACACATGCCTTCGTAGTTTTGAAATGTAATtagaaaatatttgaagaaaattaGTGTGTTAGCTTACtttattcaatacttataattaattatttggCCCCCTCCTGAAAACAAACTTCAAAAAGTTgtataatcaaaatattgcagctttctttttaagaaaaaatatgaatgttttaaTGCAACATGCTCCAATAACTGTAGTTCATTATTTGAAGCCCTTAACTCATTTATAAGTCTTAGATATTACTTATTGTTACACAAAATCGAAAACATGTTGTTAGCGctcaaattatataattattgcaAACAAAACAacgaaatataaataaacaagaaaTATGTACCATTACTTATTTACTTACTGTCTTTGTACGCCATTGGCGTGTAGCACAGTAACGAAAATTGTGTACCCTTACATGCagaatttaattatttaacgttcattttaatataaataatttcaataaaaatgtaaGATTCATTTTCCGGTGTGTTACTTATAAACACgttaaatttatcatatattaaGATTAAGTTGTTAACAATCAACTAAAGGGAAGTAGCTAATACACGACTAAAAATAAACAAGTCATAGTAAGTTATCTTCTCTTTTCGCCATTGGTAAACGGTTTTCCATTTCAAACTATGATTTAAGATTCGAAGGACTTTTCTCTGTGACTACTGTTcattttgttttgcatattttcAGTGTTAAATATCCATtcccttttttaactttttgtgtgCCTGTTCTTTTTAAGCAACGAGAACTAATATTTCcatttgtctttatttgttttaggATTATTTTGATCTTTAGATCTTGGAATCACATCATTTACCAATAACACGTTACCGGGCTTATCACATTTAGCCTTGAACTCAATAATATACAAAAGACAACCATTATCTGTAAATGTttgagtttggttttttttggggggagggggacataacaaataacaatagAACGAATGAGATCGCAGTTAAAGTATTGTGGGAactcatatttatttaaaaagtaaCGAGTGCCATGATCCTGTttacttacacatgttacagtaacactattttttatttaatattgaacTCGGACCATACCAAATAAAGCAACTGCTCGTCAAAAGTAGCTTATAGAACGTCATAATCTTGGTAGGTTGACATATTTCTTCATGAACCAAGCGCCCTTAATCGATCCATTTTCATGTAAAACAGTAACAATAGTAATTGTTATAATTGACTTATATTTAATCATATCTTACAACTTAACGCTTGTAGGGTGCGTGATCCCTATTATACTTGTAATTTTTTCTCGATCGAAACAAGACACTGCtgacgtgtttctgtacttgttgatcccaaattcatgtatttagtttacatgtttaatgttatatttgtaattctcatcggattttgtcaaatgtgttgacgtctttttattatatttaggtgttacggatagaaaaattaatcaccgcctttattaattatattaaattttgaacgattatttacgtttgaagttggattcataacaaactggacatatatatatattacagttaattgttattaataagtattgcaatatgcattttgtttaaatgaattatcagtatttagttctaatataatcttaaatcaatcctaattctatctcactttgatagtttttcatatgtgacgtcatgctgtttctaaatttcataaattcaaatgtggcataacgtttgtgccttttcaccatcgtatgtgacgtcacatttttttaaattacgttgacgcctggactgattcgggtgtgtctattctgtgttaaactttaatagcattatgtattcgggtttagttttctgtaattagttaatacttcagtttcattatgtatatctctttcatattcatttgttaaaatttactgtttgcaatagcatgaattgttctatataataaggatgttcttatcccgggcataaaaacaatgccgtatttggcaaaaccttttcaactttttatcttcagtgctgtacaactttgtacctttttcactttcgatcttttatatctgggcgttatgtattcggtttagttttctgtaattagttaatacttcagtttctttatgtatatctctttcatattcatttgataaaatttactgtttgcaatagcatgaattgttctatataataagaatgttcttatccagggcataaaaacaatgccgtatttggcgaaaccttttcaacttttgatcttcagtgttgtacaactttgtacttttttcactttcgatcttttatatctgggcgtcacttatgagtcttgtgtggacaaggcgcgtttttggcgtattgaattttaaacctgatgctttttgttatcttttagtcatgtttttctttgtctgatatgttctattaatttattgtattgtagtcctgtaatattatgttgtcatttcaatgttatatttaactttgccattaaagtgcgaggtttggcatgccacaaaaccaggttcaacccaccacttttattcccctttaaaagtgtcctgtaccaagtcaggaagatggccattgttatattattgttcgtttctgtgtgtgttgcattttaacgttgagtcgtttgtgttttctcttatttttgagaaattgagataagacgtggcacggtacttgtctatcccaaattcatgtatttggttttcatgttatatttgttattctcgtggtgttttgtctgatgcttggtccgtttctgtgtgtgttacgtttcggtgttatgtcgttgttctcctcttatattcaatgcgtttccctcggttttagtttgttaccccgattttgttttttgtccatggatttatgagttttgaacagcggtatactactgttgcctttatttaaagcaCACTGTTTATCACGAAACTAAGGAAGTCCATGTCGTCACAGATAATTATGAAATAAGGTGaatataagatttaaaaacaCAGGTCGGTGCACGATTCATTGGCGTTAAAAGATGTTAACTTTCGGGCGAAGAAATAACctcaaaatatacatttaaagaaGAAAAGATACGTGATCAACTACAGAAACACACGATTAATACCgtacagtttgttttttttttttttcttttttttgctttatttttttttcaaaagatatacTGAATCTTTGTACACAACagtttgtaaacagtaaattagAAAAATACCtaactgaaaataaaattcaaatccTATCTgaaaagttttaaagaaaaaaagcgCTGTTATTAGAAACTGTACATTTTGCACGACATGAACTCAGTACCAATGAGTTTTTAATTGAGGCGTGAATAATGTAAAAATTGTTAACGCTAAAATCAGAAAATTAATTTACAGAGGACAAAACATAAAGATAATAACAATCAATTAGTAAATAGAACAGACCAACAATTCAACATATAAACCTTGCACAAACACCACATTGTCGACCATGTAGTATTGATTAGTATCCAAAATTGGAATTAATTATCCAACAaaagacaactttcgagttcgatccatttccgtcaaaaactctggttttagtgaacgtcacttccattccaatgttgagcgagtggttggaaaactatatttatatattgtacgaattattcggcaaattgaattttcaaaattgacaatcagcactgctgtcattagggaattgtcattaggTACcaacagaacaaccattatttctagtttatcctgcacaatgacgattacttagacgcttgatgaacgtaaaaaGTGCAGGAATACAGACGATcccttctatctggtaaatgacgtcataaaggcgcgcataattgtcGATTTTTTTGCGGTATCTCAGAGCATTGTCAAGTGCAATTTATTGTAATCGTCTAAAATAAATAACAGGTAATTTCAAGTGATAAGTGGCACTTTCAATTATTAAATGTGAatctacatatatttctttttttaatactgATATGTTTATTGCAAATCTGAATATGATGTACCTTGTATAAACCGGAGAGTTATACACAAGGGCCCCGTGTTCATACTGATCAGTCGTCCAGGTACAAACAATATAGGACTCtactcaaataaaatatattttcctttttttgcaaataagttaCATAATCTAATTCTTAACGAAAGAATTATTTACTTTATTAAACATACTGTGGTTTTTGAAGGATAACTTTCTAGAACGTTTGAGACAAACCTGATATGGACAGACAATACGTTAATATATGATGTAACAAAACATTGGGTGgattacatgtatgttataataCACGTCTTCCTTTAGTTTATCATTGTTTATGAAAAAGAAGTTTCAACAGACATTGTTATCATGatgatgaacgattgaaataaataaattaaacacagttgttattgttggcatttgtttcgTATAGACAAATGCAAGTAGGTTTTTAATACTAACGTTATTGAAGAGTTGGTCATTTTTATAGGCCACTAGTCTAAATATCACaagttaagatagtcggtaagataatatctttacatagtgtgctagtgacctattACGATAtttatggggtcagtaaattccatatatatcgtattaggtctcTAGCACACTATCTCactaattatatatatcaaaagGGAAGTTATAAGGCTAGCACATTAATAACCACTTATCTGGTAAAATTTCCTAAATCAGGAACTTTCTATTCCATAGATTAAAGTTGCACAAAATCCAGTTTTTCTTGATAAATTGACTAAATAATATACTTGATATTGCGTGTATTATAAATATTCAGCTCACGGTGCAACGGTATAATTTTCTGGGCAATTAGGATATAATCTGTTACATGcagaatttaattatttaatgtgttcaaagtatattttaacgttcattttgatataaaaaaaattcaataaaaaatacgATTTATTTTCCGGTGTGTTACTTATAAACACGTTATATTTATCATATAAGATTAAGTTGTTAACAATCAACTAAAGGGAAGTAGCTAATACACGACTAAACATGAACTAGTCATAGTCAGTTATCTTCTCTTTCACCATGGGTAAACGGTTTTCCATTTCAAAACATGATTTACGATTCGAACGACTTTTTAATGCCTCGGTGTTCTCTGTGACTactgttcatttcattttgtttattttcagtgTTAAATATCCATTCCCTTTTTTCACTCTTTGTGTGCCTGTTCTGTTTAAGGATGTTCGCCATTCTGTtcaaaaataacaagcttttaaaaagactgttataaattgaaagtatattaatatagaaactaaaaaagcagaaaaaaatggagtgtccgtgtgcttgttttcgagatctAAGCCGT
This window contains:
- the LOC139498460 gene encoding neuropeptide receptor npr-1-like; amino-acid sequence: MNSSIQAIFVDHLEILNNDKLVSLIPNIVILAMYLIAGLFGNGLVLYIYTFKLKSKTDDRYFIPFLALMDMIACIIGASFSIAVNTNQLTFRSNLICKLMWTVNKFTSISSGLMLVAIAVQRYIKVCRPFRSVMTINSKRFAIKLIIVISILLVVPSGFLYGVDDEYIENDGINITVYRCTVDSNIDRRYDIGYSVFLLFFCFTGILTISILYFLIMKTIYKQESFWKKKRSNQSMRKTEQKSNQKENEETSQSYKISEMSEHDPQHFESSSDIGEDSQSTHNCNDLNNTTGHTINREQGSSLGKVLRCMIRKYKISVMFIIVTALFAVSYFPRIIIMIIESADINFWQTLTTRQYSFCLFLYRAYLLNNILNPVVYSVFDTSFKKECRSLCIRN